Genomic segment of Eretmochelys imbricata isolate rEreImb1 chromosome 24, rEreImb1.hap1, whole genome shotgun sequence:
CCActcaaccccactcccctcccagagccggggagagaacccaggagtcctggctcccagccagcaccacCGCATCCGGGTCCCCTGGAGTGAGTTTCaccctgttccccccaccccatgggaacctccccccttccctccttgcACTTGTCACTTTAAGGCGGGGGCGGGCCCGGGGGGGCCATGACCTCATCCCGGCGGGGGGGTCACATGGCCCCATTGCTACACTGTGTCCGAGCGGAAGGGGGCTCAGCCAATCAGCGGGCCGGTGGGGGGCGGTTCCAGGGCCCGCCGCGGGCAGGacgggctgtggggggtggggggcttgagAGTGTCCCCTTcccatgccccgcccccagcccgccccatGCCCCGCCCACTAATACCGCCCCGCCCCCGGGTCCCTGCTGCCCCGCTGGGCGCCCGGAGAGCAAGTGTGAAATCCGGACCCGGGGGGGCAATAGCTGCAGCTAGAAACCCCGATAGCTGGGTGTCCGGTCTCCCTCTtgctgccccccagctcagcccccccgtgccccctgccccccccagcctggtgtctcccagcccccgcccccagtaccccctgccctgccccccccagcctggtgtctcccccccccccgtgctcctgcccccccagcctggtatctccccccccgtgccccctgccccaccagccccagcctggtgtctccccccgtgccccctgccctgcccagccccagcttagtgccccctgcccacccccccagcctggtgtttcccagcccctcccccgtgCCCCCTCCAGCTCAGCTCCTCCCCCCGCTATGCCATTGGGGctgggctccccgcccccagcactcCCCGTGGGGCCCGGAACCAGCCGGACCGGTCCAGCTggcggccccgccccccgccctgcGATGGaggtggctggggggaggggatgagttacacccccctccccctccccctcccggcccGTTCTTGGCAGGGGGTGACCGCAGCTGCTCGGTtccccttccccaggccctgggtcaccCCCCCTCAGAAATTCccatgctggggggaggaggagtcctAGGATTGCCCCAAATGCATGGGtcagccggtgcccctcactcccgacccgcagccccccccagatctgccggtgcccctcactccccccccacagcccccggctagcccagccctggaccccccagctctgccggtgccccacactcccccccccacagccccctgctagcccagccttggaccccccagctctgccggtgcccctcactcccccccccacagccccctgctagcccagccctggaccccccagctctgccggtgcccctcactccccccccccacagcccccggctagcccagccctggaccccccagctctgcccgtgcccctcactccccccccacagcccccggctagcccagccctgggctgccccccgtGCATTGGGTGTTGGAATTGCACCATCGCATgtgcaggggctgggagtcagtTGCAGGCGGTGTTTTATTGACTTTCCGCCCCCGGGAGGGGCCTGGGCCCTGGCGTCTCTGCTCAGCCCCCCCCCGCAGGTGCATTCAGAGGCAGGGTTCGAGGCAGGCGGaaccccggctcccccccccggccttcctcctcctgctgcaacACGGAAGCGGGAGGCCAGAGTCTGCCCGGACGGCCCTCGCCAGCTGCCATggccctgccagcccccctgGTCCTGCTCGCCGCCCTcgccctgtgctgggcccgcggGGGTGAGTGGGTCAGAGCCGTGCCCCTCGCCCCGGCCTGCGGCCTCCCTTCCTCGCAGGGGGGGCCGgggctccttcccccccccaacacccgccCCGTTAGGCCTGTTCCACCAGATGGGCCCAGGCGGGGCAGGAGAGCCCACCGCGATGGGgggcagcagggttggggggcctgTCCCCTTTAGGGGGCGCCAGCTCCTGTCcaccccagggcggggactggctggctcaggggggcagggaatggggcctggggcctgtcccctctggggAGTGCtgaccccagggcagggggggtggctggttggggggcagggtgaggaatggggcctggggcctttcccctctgtggGGAGCCAGCTCTCATTCGGCCTCAAGGCGGGGGACTGgctgctcaggggggtggggaatggggcctttcccctctagggggcgctcaGACTCTGCCCCATGGCCTGTTCCAGAGAGACCCACCGTCCGCCTGCTTGACCAAGAGGGCCCGATACTGGAGGGCAGCTACGTGACCATGGAGTGTCTGACGGACGAGGACGGCGCTGACATGAGCCAATTCACCTTCCAGAAATACAGTcgggtcagccccagccccagccccagccccagccctgccccgccagGGACGAACCTGCCCCTCACCGGACACTAAGGGGTGCCAAGCTGAAGGGGGCACGGCACGgagtcagcagggggcactgtggggcagGCAGCAAGCAGGGGGGTCCATGCCACAGGGGCCAGGGCATGGGGTCAGCAGGGGGTGCcatggggcaggcaggcagggggtcCTTAAGGGCcactgtggggcaggcagggggtctgtgctgcagggggcagggaaggggtccatagggggcgctgtggggcaggccGGGGGGCCGTGCCgcggggggcagtgctggggatcTATAGGGGGTGCCGGGGGGCCGTGccgcgggggggcagggcacagggtCCAGGGGGGTGCCGGGGGCCAGGCTGAGGGGGGACAGGGCACTGGGTCCATGGGGTGCCGGGGAGCAGGCCAGGGGGCCGTGCCGCaagggggcagggcactgggtccgggggggtgctggggggcaggccgGGGGGCTGTGCCATGCCACGTGGGGCGGGGCGCTGGGTCCGTGGGGAGGCCGGGGGGCTGCGCTGCGGGGGCCGTGCCGCGGGAGGCAGTGCTGGGGATCTATAGGGGGTGCCGGGGTGCCGTGCTGCGGGGGGGCAGGGTACTGGGTCCCTGGGGGCTCCCggggggcaggccgggggggagcagggcactgggtCCCTGGGGGCGCCCGGGGGGCAGgccatggggggggcagggcactgggtcCGCGGGGCATGCCGGGGGGCCGTGCCGTGCCGCGGGGGGGCAGGGTACTGGGTCCCTGGGGGCTCCCggggggcaggccgggggggagcagggcactgggtCCCTGGGGGCGCCCGGGGGGCAGgccatggggggggcagggcactgggtcCGCGGGGCATGCCGGGGGGCCGTGCCGTGccgcgggggggcagggcactgggtcCGTGGGTCGCCGGGGGGCCGCGCCGCGCCGCGGGGGGGCCTAGCGGGGCTTGACGGCGACCCGGGGGCGTCTCTCCGCAGTGGCTCCAGTCCTGGGTCTCCCTGGACCGACCCGACCGGCTGCGCTGCTGGTTCTTCGACGTGAACGTGACGCGGGCGCAtgggcgcctcctgctggccatcgaGGCCCTGCAGTCCTGGCACGCCGGGGCCTACCGCTGCCTGGCCGCCAACGCCACGGGCAACGCCAGCGCCTCTGCCGAGATCCGCCTGCGTGTGGAGTGTGGGTGGCGCCCGCCCCGGGGTCCCCTCAACCCGCACGCTGCGGGGGGCCCCCGGGACCACTCGCTGCCGCTGAGAACTGGCCCCTCGCCACACACATGAATCTGGCTCTGCCAGTGGAAGGGGGGGACACACGTGTCTGCCTCTCGGGGGGCCATTGGGGGGCTAACCCTGGTCATCTTTGAGCATAGCTCCCCCCCCCAGTTCGCCCCTTGCTCCCccaggctgggtgggaggggatggacacaggggggtgggggtcacgggtgcagcagggagcccagagTGGGGAAATGGCATCACTTTGGGGGTGCGtctctggggcaggcaggggaagcGTATAGTGCCCAGCATGGAGGGGGTACTTTGATCAGGGAGTGTCTACGCCCGACAGCTAGAAGTGGGGTACAGCGGGACACCCCAATTGGAACCCTAGGTGCCCGCACCGTTGGGGGGGTCAGTTATCTCTCCGGCAGCTGGGTGGGCGGGGGCAAGGATTTCGGGGCCTGACACCATGTTTCCCCCCCAGATCTGCGGAGCGTCTACGTGACCCGCGCCCACGCCTGGTGCGGGACCGTGGGCGACTCCCTGGCCGTGATGGAGGGCGAGGATCTGGAGCTGCAGTGCTCGGCGGACGCCTCCCAGCCCCCCGTGTACGAGTGGAGCCGCCAGGTGAGGGGCTGGGCGGGACCCCCCACCGATGGGGGGAAGCACTCCCCAAAATATCCAGGATGGGCGTGGGGTGTAACACAGTAGACCCGGCCAAGAagtggggggctcagtagggggcgccatggggcagggagcggagggggggctcagcagggcgTGCTGTGGGACAGAAGCAGGGCCGGGAGCTCAGTAAGGGGCaccatggggcagggagcagggcggaggGTCTGTAGGGGCCACTGTGGGGTAGGGGGTCAGCAGGGATGCCATGGGGCAGGGAACAGAGGCCCAGTAGGGAGCattgtggggcaggggctcagcagggacgccgtggggcagggaacaggggctCAGTAGGaagcactgtggggcaggggctcagcagggacGCCGTGGGGCAGGGAACGGGGGCCCAGTAGGgagcactgtggggcaggggctcaggaggggtgCCGCGTGGGCCCCTGCCCCCTTAGCGTCTGGCCCTCGTTGCAGGGAGACGACTGGGTGGTGGCGTCCAGCTCGCTGAGCCTGCCCCAGGTGAGCCAGGAGCAGGCCGGGACCTACGTGTGCCGGGCGCGgcaccccagcctgccccacctgGCGAGCAGCCGGGCCGTGCGGCTGGACGTGCAGGGGGCGCAGAGCAGCTACCGGCTGGGTGAGTCGGGGggtccccccgctcctcccctcccctcccctcccccaggcggGCTGGGTCCCGGCCGCCCCGCGCtgacccctctctctgcccccagagccggggctggggctgagcacccccatgctgctgctggccgtggggctgccggccctgctgctcctgctgctggtggtggggctgggcgccTTCGTTCTGCGGCACCGCGACGCCCCCAAGGTCCCGGCCAGGTGAGTGCAGGGAGCCGGGTTCAGGGGGCGCGGGGTGTGATCCGGccggggctgggcgcggggcctGCCCTCCAGGGGGCGCGGGGTGTGATCCGGccggggctgggcgcggggcctGCCCTCCAGGGGGCGCGGGGTGTGATCCGGCCGGGGCCGGGCGTGGGGTGTGATCCAGCCGGGGCGGGGCGCAGGTCCTGCCCTCCGGGGGGCACTGGGTCTGATCCGGCCACGGGGCTGggcgtggggccggggctgggcgcggggccggggctgggcaCGGGATGTGATCCGGCCGGAGCCGGACGTGGGGCCTGACCTCCAGGGGGCACCAGGTCTGATCCGGCCGCGGGTCCTGCCCTCCAGGGCATCaagccccttcttcccccccccccccaacgtaaAGTCCCCACAGGGATCCGGGTGTtcgcatgggggtggggggcgttctctcttcatttcccctcccccagctcagtcCTAGGAAGAtttggggggtgcggggggagctAATGGGGGGTCTCCCCACAGGGAAGGTGGAATGGGGGGGTGTTGGGATCCCGGGGGCTGGTTTGGGGGTGCCACCCCCCTGCCCGGAGGGGGGCTGTTTTGGGGGTACCACTCACCCGGTCTGTCTGTCCCCCGGTTTCAGGGAGGAGCCCGGCCAGCGCACCCCAATCTACAAAGGCAGCCTGGAGTCGGTCCCCTCGGCCGTGGGGGACCAGCAGCCCCTGGTGCCGTGAGATGGgacctgcctcccaccccaggtTGGTAGCGGGACCGGGGATTCGCTCCTCCCATAATCCTTTGGGGACCGCAGCGCCCCCCACGGGCCCCAATTTCTCACCCCCCCATTGATCTCTGTCTTCTTCCCCCCCCAGGCAAAACCGCAACAGTCGTCACGGACGAGATTCAGCCACTTCTAGAATCAGCGGGGGGGCCGTTATGGGGGGGCCAGAAATTATTGAGGGCTCAGCTGTGTTTTCTGAGGGGAGGCTTATTATGGGGCAGTTTCTATACGTAGTTGATGCAAATAGAGCCagtatggggggtggggagctactttggggggggggcttgTATCATTCTTTTGGGTTGGGGGGTGGATCTTGGGGCGCTGGTTCCCCTGAGCTTGGGGGGACAGTTTGACCAGCCCAACTCCCCTTGCAGTTCAAGAGCCCCCCCTGGGTGATCTATTGGGGGGCTCTGATTTTAGGGGTCTGGGAGCTTGGTTTTGGGGATATCGGCATTCGAGGTGGGAGCCAACCCCGAGGTTTgttatgggggagggggttgttcaTGGAACCCTCCCAAAATGCaaacctccctccacccccaaattcACCCCTGCAGGGGTCACCAGAGACCCCCCCAATCTCCAGAggcctggatccccaccccttaACATCTAAACtgatttaatttgcttttttaattggGAGACTGTAATCaatgtggtgggggaggggctaggGCAGCCTGAGGGGGGTCCCCCTAAACTGGGCCCCCCCCATGCTGATTCCCTGCAATCTGCTCTCAGCCCTTTAATTTCATCTCCTCTGTGTGTAAATCCTTGCGGGGCCAGGGGCTGTCGTGTTGTTTTTGCGGGGGGGTTGATTTCTTATTGCTTAAAATCTGGGGATTGTAGTTCTGTGGGAGGggcctggccctttaaatggggggtgcgggggggggcatGGGCCAGCCCCCCCAGCTTGAACGTGATTAAAATGACACTTTAAAACTCTGGAAGCGAGCGCTGGTGCTTGAataaccccccgcccccgccatggGGCTCGGgagtcaggattgaggggcaccagcagggctgtggggcagCCCTGGAGTCTGTCGTTGCCCCTaaaccccactccactcccagaactggggagagaacccaggcgtcctggctcccagcctccccctcccccccgaccccactcccctcccagaactggggagagaacccaggagtcctggctcccagcccccccgcccccctgctatctggggccctgccctgtgtCCCCGCCATGGGAgggttgctggggtgggggtcccaCCATTCCTGTTCTCAGCCACTGCCCCAAGTCCCGCTACCCAGCCGGGTCCTGGCGCTGCTCCCCAGGGGCCTGCGGGAGCcgtggggggctgagcggggcagTGGGGTAGGAGGCTGGGCCCCAGCGCTGGCAGCTGCCCTGGCCCGAGGAAGGGTCACGTTTGGCTGGTGCAGCCTGGTTCTGCCCATTGCCCCCCGCGAGTCTGGGGGGGGGCCCGTGATTTGGGGGGAGCCCGTGATTTTCCTTCAGCCCCCTCGGGATTTCGCCTCAAAGAAACCCGGGATCTCACTCAACCCGCATCCCTCATTTCTCAACCCCAAGCTGTGATTTTTAGGCCCCCGTCTGACACTTTCTGAAGGCGGAACAGGGGGtcccccaggacagaccccacAAACCAGGTCTCTGCCCCCACTCGGGTTAAAAGAATTAATCGGGGAGTTTATTGAAGTATCAAAGGCGGTTAAAAGGCGACagatatttacatatatattaacGTTCAGGctgcggcgggggcgggggaacagtctcggggtgggggggcctggcccccccacagagccccctctccccaccccggttatatattaattattatcTCTCCCATTcgtttcccttctcccctcccgcGACACACACGCTAGAAAATAACCTCCAGCCAGAGACGGGGCTGGGACCCAACGGGGGGTTCTTCCGG
This window contains:
- the LOC144279840 gene encoding cell surface glycoprotein MUC18-like, producing the protein MALPAPLVLLAALALCWARGERPTVRLLDQEGPILEGSYVTMECLTDEDGADMSQFTFQKYSRWLQSWVSLDRPDRLRCWFFDVNVTRAHGRLLLAIEALQSWHAGAYRCLAANATGNASASAEIRLRVEYLRSVYVTRAHAWCGTVGDSLAVMEGEDLELQCSADASQPPVYEWSRQGDDWVVASSSLSLPQVSQEQAGTYVCRARHPSLPHLASSRAVRLDVQGAQSSYRLEPGLGLSTPMLLLAVGLPALLLLLLVVGLGAFVLRHRDAPKVPAREEPGQRTPIYKGSLESVPSAVGDQQPLVP